The following are encoded together in the Labrus mixtus chromosome 2, fLabMix1.1, whole genome shotgun sequence genome:
- the tbce gene encoding tubulin-specific chaperone E isoform X2 — protein sequence MGVDHTEPEDAVGRRVSCDGERATVLYVGSVPPTAGLWLGVEWDNPERGKHDGSHNGVQYFTCRLPKGGSFVRPGKASFGVDYLTAVEQQYVYETDKSYIDWEGRSKKLSHEMLTSVLLCGCEVNGSGPDGEIRKKTPQVQWLDLSKTLMSCWEDVSSITQQLDQLEGLQLSSNRLRLLSEPSSHGEAFLKLKTLALNSCDLTWPQILECAPMWPQLEVLSVEENDITELQRPEGVLQTLKTLSLSGNALIQDSVLKIAALPRLEELNLSRTGLTLTELRFDDAAPGSLTAMFPALKNLYLDHNNIAEWRVVDEFAKLPSLVKFSCLGNRLASKDGNPRTATQLMIAKLGRLVVLNRCEIHPDERRGAELDYLKMFGEEWLKAGGGLQPDSTFTCQHPRYLSLVDKYGAPEEGELKKQEAFALKNQLLKVVFVFPDDAERKPIEKKLPASMVIQKVKGLLYRLLKVPAVDLKLTYTSPKEGTEFEIDNDLKSLQFYSIEAGDKVLVRWS from the exons ATGGGAGTGGACCACACGGAGCCGGAGGACGCGGTGGGCAGGCGGGTGTCCTGCGATGGGGAGCGGGCTACGGTTCTGTATGTGGGCTCGGTGCCACCTACAGCAG ggctGTGGCTCGGCGTAGAGTGGGATAACCCGGAGAGAGGCAAACACGACGGCAGCCATAACGGAGTCCAGTATTTTACATGCAG ACTCCCTAAAGGAGGCTCCTTCGTGCGTCCAGGTAAGGCGAGCTTCGGGGTCGACTACCTGACGGCGGTGGAGCAGCAGTACGTCTATGAAACAGACAAGAGCTACATCGATTGGGAGGGGAGGAGCAAAAAGCTCAG TCACGAGATGCTAACGTCTGTGTTGCTGTGCGGCTGTGAAGTCAACGGGTCGGGACCGGACGGAGAAATCCGGAAAAAAACACCAC AGGTGCAGTGGTTGGATCTGTCTAAGACTCTGATGTCCTGCTGGGAGGACGTGTCGTCCATCACCCAGCAGCTGGATCAGCTGGAAGGACTACAGCTCAG CTCTAACAGACTGCGGTTGCTCTCTGAGCCGTCCTCTCACGGCGAGGCGTTCCTCAAACTGAAAACTCTCGCCCTCAACAGCTGTGACCTCACCTGGCCTCAG ATCCTGGAGTGCGCCCCCATGTGGCCACAGCTGGAGGTTCTGAGTGTGGAAGAGAACGacatcacagagctgcagag GCCGGAGGGAGTCCTGCAGACGCTGAAGACTCTCAGTTTGTCAGGAAACGCTTTAATCCAGGACAGCGTGCTCAAAATAGCTGCTCTGCCcag ATTAGAGGAGCTGAACTTGTCGAGGACCGGACTGACCCTGACCGAACTTCGGTTTGACGACGCCGCTCccg gATCTCTGACCGCCATGTTCCCCGCTCTAAAGAATCTTTACCTCGACCACAACAACATCGCCGAG TGGCGGGTGGTGGACGAGTTCGCCAAGTTGCCCAGTCTGGTCAAGTTTTCGTGTCTCGGGAACCGCCTGGCGAGCAAAGACGGAAACCCCCGAACGGCAACTCAGCTGATGATCGCCAAACTGGGAAGACTGGTCGTCCTCAACCGCTGCGAG ATCCACCCcgatgagaggaggggggcggagCTTGATTACCTGAAGATGTTCGGGGAGGAGTGGTTGAAGGCAGGAGGGGGCCTTCAGCCGGACAGCACGTTCACCTGTCAGCACCCTCGTTACCTGAGCCTCGTCGACA AGTACGGAGCTCCAGAAGAAGGCGAGCTGAAGAAGCAGGAGGCATTTGCCCTGAAGAATCAGCTGTTAA AGGTCGTGTTTGTGTTCCCTGATGACGCCGAGCGGAAGCCGATCGAGAAGAAACTTCCAG CCTCCATGGTGATCCAGAAGGTGAAGGGGCTCCTGTACAGGCTGCTGAAGGTTCCCGCGGTAGATCTGAAGCTCACCTACACCAGCCCAAAG gaGGGGACAGAGTTTGAGATCGACAACGACCTGAAGTCGCTGCAGTTTTACTCCATCGAGGCCGGAGACAAGGTGTTGGTTCGCTGGTCCTGA
- the tbce gene encoding tubulin-specific chaperone E isoform X1: MGVDHTEPEDAVGRRVSCDGERATVLYVGSVPPTAGLWLGVEWDNPERGKHDGSHNGVQYFTCRLPKGGSFVRPGKASFGVDYLTAVEQQYVYETDKSYIDWEGRSKKLSHEMLTSVLLCGCEVNGSGPDGEIRKKTPQVQWLDLSKTLMSCWEDVSSITQQLDQLEGLQLSSNRLRLLSEPSSHGEAFLKLKTLALNSCDLTWPQILECAPMWPQLEVLSVEENDITELQRPEGVLQTLKTLSLSGNALIQDSVLKIAALPRLEELNLSRTGLTLTELRFDDAAPGSLTAMFPALKNLYLDHNNIAEWRVVDEFAKLPSLVKFSCLGNRLASKDGNPRTATQLMIAKLGRLVVLNRCEIHPDERRGAELDYLKMFGEEWLKAGGGLQPDSTFTCQHPRYLSLVDKYGAPEEGELKKQEAFALKNQLLKVVFVFPDDAERKPIEKKLPASMVIQKVKGLLYRLLKVPAVDLKLTYTSPKKEGTEFEIDNDLKSLQFYSIEAGDKVLVRWS; the protein is encoded by the exons ATGGGAGTGGACCACACGGAGCCGGAGGACGCGGTGGGCAGGCGGGTGTCCTGCGATGGGGAGCGGGCTACGGTTCTGTATGTGGGCTCGGTGCCACCTACAGCAG ggctGTGGCTCGGCGTAGAGTGGGATAACCCGGAGAGAGGCAAACACGACGGCAGCCATAACGGAGTCCAGTATTTTACATGCAG ACTCCCTAAAGGAGGCTCCTTCGTGCGTCCAGGTAAGGCGAGCTTCGGGGTCGACTACCTGACGGCGGTGGAGCAGCAGTACGTCTATGAAACAGACAAGAGCTACATCGATTGGGAGGGGAGGAGCAAAAAGCTCAG TCACGAGATGCTAACGTCTGTGTTGCTGTGCGGCTGTGAAGTCAACGGGTCGGGACCGGACGGAGAAATCCGGAAAAAAACACCAC AGGTGCAGTGGTTGGATCTGTCTAAGACTCTGATGTCCTGCTGGGAGGACGTGTCGTCCATCACCCAGCAGCTGGATCAGCTGGAAGGACTACAGCTCAG CTCTAACAGACTGCGGTTGCTCTCTGAGCCGTCCTCTCACGGCGAGGCGTTCCTCAAACTGAAAACTCTCGCCCTCAACAGCTGTGACCTCACCTGGCCTCAG ATCCTGGAGTGCGCCCCCATGTGGCCACAGCTGGAGGTTCTGAGTGTGGAAGAGAACGacatcacagagctgcagag GCCGGAGGGAGTCCTGCAGACGCTGAAGACTCTCAGTTTGTCAGGAAACGCTTTAATCCAGGACAGCGTGCTCAAAATAGCTGCTCTGCCcag ATTAGAGGAGCTGAACTTGTCGAGGACCGGACTGACCCTGACCGAACTTCGGTTTGACGACGCCGCTCccg gATCTCTGACCGCCATGTTCCCCGCTCTAAAGAATCTTTACCTCGACCACAACAACATCGCCGAG TGGCGGGTGGTGGACGAGTTCGCCAAGTTGCCCAGTCTGGTCAAGTTTTCGTGTCTCGGGAACCGCCTGGCGAGCAAAGACGGAAACCCCCGAACGGCAACTCAGCTGATGATCGCCAAACTGGGAAGACTGGTCGTCCTCAACCGCTGCGAG ATCCACCCcgatgagaggaggggggcggagCTTGATTACCTGAAGATGTTCGGGGAGGAGTGGTTGAAGGCAGGAGGGGGCCTTCAGCCGGACAGCACGTTCACCTGTCAGCACCCTCGTTACCTGAGCCTCGTCGACA AGTACGGAGCTCCAGAAGAAGGCGAGCTGAAGAAGCAGGAGGCATTTGCCCTGAAGAATCAGCTGTTAA AGGTCGTGTTTGTGTTCCCTGATGACGCCGAGCGGAAGCCGATCGAGAAGAAACTTCCAG CCTCCATGGTGATCCAGAAGGTGAAGGGGCTCCTGTACAGGCTGCTGAAGGTTCCCGCGGTAGATCTGAAGCTCACCTACACCAGCCCAAAG aaggaGGGGACAGAGTTTGAGATCGACAACGACCTGAAGTCGCTGCAGTTTTACTCCATCGAGGCCGGAGACAAGGTGTTGGTTCGCTGGTCCTGA